AGAATAGGAGCAGATTTTGGGCCAAAAAGGCACCGGCTACAGCGCCATAAATCACCAAGATGAGGCTATAGAAAAGGCGGGGGCGATTGGTGTTGCGATCGCTACACAAAATAGCAATACCGGTCAAAATCGCGTTCAGCACAATCAGCGGGAACGCAAGGCCATCCATGCCCAGTTTGTAGTTCAGGCCCAGAGCATCCAGCCAGGGCAGATTTTCAGTGAACTGCGCTCCAACGAGCGTGGTGTCAAACTGAAGCCCAAGATAGGCAATCAATCCCAGCGTCGCTGCGATAATCGCCAAGGCTGAAAGGCGGGCACGGTTTTCAGTCTGAAATCCCGGTACCAACGCAATGACTGCTGCACCGAGTAGTGGAATCCAAATAAGAGCACTTAGCATACGTTCTGCGAGCAATTCCCCTTACCAAATAAACCAATAAATAATGCATCCAGAGATGAGGCCCACACCCATCAAAATTGTGAGGGCGTAGGTCTGGGACTGTCCAGTGGCGCTGTACTTAAGGCTCTCGCCGCTGAATAGAGAGGCAACTCCTACAAAGTTAACGAGGCCATCGACAATATATCGATCAACCCAAACGCCAATGCGAGAGAGCGTTGAGACCGCTGCAACCACCGTAATTTCGTACAGCTTTTCGGTGTAAAAATCGTAGGCCAAAAAGTCCTGAAGAAACCGGCGATATCGCTGAATCGGACGCGACCAAGATCGGCTCAGCGGCATCAGCGCCCCGATCAAGCAGCCCACAACTCCAGAAGCAACCAGCTCAATTCCGGCTAGCCGCAGATTTGCTATGGGGGGCAGCAGCGCCAAGCTGGTCATCAAGAAAGGCGTCAGTAGCGTCACCACCATCAAGATCACCATCGGCACAGCCATCGCCCAGGCTACCTCTGGGGTCCGTTTTGTCTTGGGCTGAATATCCCCTAAAAAGACGAGGCGAAAGACGCGAATCAGGTTGATGGCAGACAGAACATTTACAAACAGCACGACCACCACGTACCAAGGTTCATAGGCTTCAAAAATGGCGATGCCCTCTTCTAAAGCCCAGAAGCCGCCCAACGGGAATAAACCGATCAGACCCAGTGAGCCGATGATGTAAGACATTGTGGTGACCGGCATCCGTGACCATAGACCGCCTAAACCTCGCAGGTCCTGACTATTGGTATTGAGAATAATGGCCCCGACGCACATGAATAGCAGACCCTTTGCGATCGCATGGGTCAGCAATATCAACAGCGCCACATTGGTCCACTTCAGCCCCACCGCCATAAACACAAGACCCAGGTAAGCGCTACTGGAGTGGGACAGGGTGCGCTTGAGGTCGATTTGTGCGATCGCCATCATCGACGTACCGATAGCCGTCACCGCCCCGACAATGATCAGCGCATCTTGCGCGATGGGAGACAGCGCAACCAAAGGCTGCAGCTTAATTAAGATATAGGCACCACAGGACAGCACCACCGTATTTCGCATGATCGATGCTGGGTTTGCCCCCTCCATCGCCTCGTCAAGCCACAGATTGAGCGGGAACTGCGCGCACTTGCCGATTGGACCTGCAATTAAGCAGAAACCCAAAAACGTTGCCACGATGGGCGATAAATTTGCAGTCTCCTTCCATTCATACAGCTCAGGAAAGTTGAGAGTGCCGGAGAAAGTCGCCAGCGACACCATCCCCGACAGCAGCAAAATATCACCGACCCGCTTGGTTAAAAACGCATCTCGGGCCGCCGTAACCACCAGCGGCTGAGCATACCAGAAACCCACAATCAAAAATGTCGAGAGCGTCAGCATCTCTAATAGGGCATAGCTCAACAGCAGCGAATCGCTAATGGCTAAACCGCTTAACGCCCCCTCAAAGAACCCCATCAAAGTGAAAAATCGAGCGACGGACCAGTCTTTTTCCATGTAGCCCAGCGCGTAGAGCTGAGCCAGCAAACTCATGCCCGTCACCAACTCCATCACCCCCAGCGTCGTGGATGAAAGATGAATCCAAAACGTGAAGTCAATATCTGCAACCTGCAGCCAAGGAAATTTGAGCGTAACGTCAGCAAAATGCAGCGATGCCTGAAACGCCAAAGTTCCATGCGCGAACGCCAGCAGCGTCATCAATAGATTGACGTAGGCTGCGGGTCTTGGTCCCGTTCGCTTCACCAATCCCGACGCCCACGGAATCGAAAGGGCCGAACCAATAAAGCAATAAATCGGAATTAACCAGCTTGTTTGTAGGAGCAGTTGACTCATCAAAATGTCCAGAGAGATGGCAGTTTGTAACCCTTCACCCGCACCTATTCTCTCTAGGCAGTACAGTCAAAGGCGGTCTCCAATCCATGACGCGACTGGGAGACGACCAGCTTCCAATTTCATTCCTTATCAAGGCCCGACGCCCTGCCTGAAAACGGAGGCTAGCGTTAACCATTATTTCACGTAACTTTACGTTTCTCTAAGCTTTGCCTAAGAGGCGCGACCAATTTTCACAGATAACCCACCGCCCCGCAGGCACCCTGAGTATATTTGCTCACCGCCCGTCATCCCTAAACTACGGCGCTTCGGGGGGTTGAAGTGTCTAAATTTACTTTATTAGCTTTGCTGATGTATGAAATTTGAAAATATAATCCACTCTTATATTGCCAAAGGAACATCTCTAATCATATTCTTAAGTTGGTGTTAAGACTTGCAACTACGGCGCTGAGCGCCAACCCAGTATTGCCAAGAACTATCACAGCCCTGATGTCCAGCGAGATGTTGACATCGGGTTTAAACCTGTAAAGCATTTCTGTGGAGGAAATTATGCCAATTGCTGTTGGAATGGTGGAAACAAAAGGCTTCCCGGCTGTTGTTGAAGCCGCCGATGCGATGGTTAAAGCTGCCCGCGTCACCCTAGTCGGTTACGAGAAGATTGGCAGCGGTCGCGTGACGGTTATTGTTCGAGGCGATGTCTCTGAGGTTCAGGCGTCTGTTTCTGCTGGCATTGAGAACGTTAAGCGCGTTAACGGCGGCGAAGTGCTCTCAACACACATCATCGCGCGTCCCCACGAAAACCTGGAATACGTACTGCCGATGAGCTACACAGAATCGGTGGAGCAGTTTAGAACCTAGATGATGCTGGCGATTTGGTGATTTTTTGGATCCACAGCGTGCAGATCCCCACCCATCGCTACCTCATCGTTTTTAGAACTCAAACTTGCAAGGGAGAAAATTAAATGTCAATTGCTGTAGGTATGGTAGAAACCTTAGGTTTCCCAGCCGTTGTTGAAGCTGCTGATGCGATGGTCAAGGCCGCGCGAGTCACGCTGGTCGGCTACGAAAAAATCGGAAGCGGTCGCGTCACCGTAATTGTTCGAGGCGATGTCTCCGAAGTTCAGGCCTCTGTCGCTGCTGGAATCGAGAACGTGAAGCGCGTTAATGGCGGTCAGGTGTTGTCTACACACATCATTGCCCGTCCGCACGAGAACCTCGAGTACGTGCTGCCGATGCGCTACACCGAAGAAGTGGAGCAGTTCCGCGAGAGCGTTCAGGGTATCCGCCCTCTCCCTAGGGCGTAAGATTCGATGCAGCTTGCAAAAGTTTTGGGCACCGTTGTCAGTACTCAAAAAGATCCGAGCCTCACCGGCTGCAAGCTGTTGCTATTGCAGTTCATTGACGAATCTGGCGAGCTACTTCCGAGTTACGAAGTGGCGGCAGATTTTGTCGGAGCGGGAACGGATGAGTGGGTGTTGGTGAGTCGTGGCAGCGCGGCTCGCCAGAGTGAACGCAGTGATGGTCGTGCCCTAGATGCCCTAGTGGTGGCGATTGTTGACACGGTCACGGTGAATAATAGCTCGCTGTACAAGAAGTATCAGTAGGCTTCCCCCATCGGTTCTGTCCAGTTAGGAGATATCTATCATGGTGGTTCGACATCCTGCGGCCCCGTCGCAGCGTTCAGCCAACCCCAATATTGATCCGACGGCCTCTATTCATGCCTCTTCTCCCCTGGTGGGAGATATTCGCGTTTCAGCCAATGTTGTGATTGGTCCGGGCGCGTCGATTCAGGCAGGCAAGGGTCAGTCTTTTCACATTGGCCCCTCAACGAACGTTCAAAACGGCGTTGTGATTCAGGGCTTAGAACAGGGACAAGTGCAGGGTAAGGATCAGCAGTCGTATTCGGTGTGGATTGGTCAAAACACATCGATTACCCACATGGCTCTGGTGCATGGGCCGGTCTCTATTGGCGATAGCTGCTTTATTGGATTTCGCTCAACTATTTTCAATGCTCGGGTGGGGGATGGCTGCATCGTGATGATGCACGCCTTAATTCAGGATGTTGAGATTCCGCCGGGCAAGTTTGTGCCGTCAGGGGCCGTGATTACGACCCAAGAGCAGGCCGACCGCCTCTCTGATGTCCAGTCTGCTGATGTTGAGTTTGCCAGCCGCATTGCCGGCGTTAATCAAGCCGGTTCTCATCCTGAAGAAAAAGCAATTCGTAATGAAAGTCGTCAACCGTCCTACCAAGGGGGCAATCAATTGAGCCATTCCTCAAGTTCCGATATTTTGTCTCAGGTTCAGCAACTGCTGCGCCAGGGCTATCAAGTTAGTACTGAGTTTGCCAACGCGCGCCGATTTAAGGCCAATGCCTGGAATACAGGGGGTGCGATCGCATCCAATCAAGCATCATCTGTAATGTCAGAACTTGAATCTGTCCTAGCGGAGCATCAAGGCGAGTATGTTCGCCTCGTAGGCATTGATCCTCAAGCCAAGCGTCGCGTTCTCGAAACCGTTATTCAACGTCCCGGCGAAGAAGTGAACGTGAGTTCGGGGTCACAATCATATTCAGCTGCCCCCGTTCGTCCTGCGGCCCAGCCCGCCTTTAACAAGCTGAAGTCGACAGATGTTGCCGGTCAGGTCCGCCAGCTTCTCAATCAGGGATATACGATTGGGACCGAGCATGCCAGCCCGCGTCGGTTCAAGGCTAATGCCTGGCATACCTGCTCTCCCATTAAGTCCCAGCGGGAAGCCGATGTTTTGATTGGCCTGGATGAGTGCGTTGCTGAGCATCCCGGTGAGTATATTCGTTTAATTGGGATTGATGCTCAAGCCAAGCGACGGGTTGCAGAAATTATTATCTATCGCCCCGTTAAGGGAGCTTCTCCCCAGGCAGCGAAGAATAACGCTGCGCCCATCTCTCGATCTGCTTCCGGGTCTTCTTCTGCGCCTGCAGCAAATGATCCCTATCCTTCAGTGGACCCTGATATCGCCACTCGCGTGCGTCAGCTTCTGGGCCAGGGCTATCGAATTGGGACCGAACATGCCAGCCCACGGCGGTTCCGTGCCAATGCCTGGAATAGCTGCGCTCCCATTGAATCTCAACGTCCTGCAGAGGTAATGGCGGCACTGGAAGCCTGCGCTGCTGAGCATCCCGGTGAATATATTCGCCTGATTGGCATTGATACTCAGGCAAAGCGACGCGTTGAAGAGCAGATTATTCAGCGTCCGGGTGAGCAATCTTCTTCTCATTCTGCAGGTAATGCTGGGCGGAATGGGTATTCTTCATCTTCAGCAAAGCCTGGGCCACCAACCTACAGCCAGTCCTCTAGCATGGGTTCGTCTTCTCCGAGAGCCACGACCGCTATCCAGTCAGACGTGGCCTCTAAGGTGCGTCAGCTATTAGCGCAGGGACACAAGATCGGGACCGAACATGCCGATAAGCGACGGTTCCGCGCCAATGCTTGGCATAGCTGTGCGCCCATTGAAGCGAA
The Acaryochloris thomasi RCC1774 genome window above contains:
- a CDS encoding NAD(P)H-quinone oxidoreductase subunit F gives rise to the protein MSQLLLQTSWLIPIYCFIGSALSIPWASGLVKRTGPRPAAYVNLLMTLLAFAHGTLAFQASLHFADVTLKFPWLQVADIDFTFWIHLSSTTLGVMELVTGMSLLAQLYALGYMEKDWSVARFFTLMGFFEGALSGLAISDSLLLSYALLEMLTLSTFLIVGFWYAQPLVVTAARDAFLTKRVGDILLLSGMVSLATFSGTLNFPELYEWKETANLSPIVATFLGFCLIAGPIGKCAQFPLNLWLDEAMEGANPASIMRNTVVLSCGAYILIKLQPLVALSPIAQDALIIVGAVTAIGTSMMAIAQIDLKRTLSHSSSAYLGLVFMAVGLKWTNVALLILLTHAIAKGLLFMCVGAIILNTNSQDLRGLGGLWSRMPVTTMSYIIGSLGLIGLFPLGGFWALEEGIAIFEAYEPWYVVVVLFVNVLSAINLIRVFRLVFLGDIQPKTKRTPEVAWAMAVPMVILMVVTLLTPFLMTSLALLPPIANLRLAGIELVASGVVGCLIGALMPLSRSWSRPIQRYRRFLQDFLAYDFYTEKLYEITVVAAVSTLSRIGVWVDRYIVDGLVNFVGVASLFSGESLKYSATGQSQTYALTILMGVGLISGCIIYWFIW
- a CDS encoding carbon dioxide-concentrating mechanism protein CcmK; this translates as MPIAVGMVETKGFPAVVEAADAMVKAARVTLVGYEKIGSGRVTVIVRGDVSEVQASVSAGIENVKRVNGGEVLSTHIIARPHENLEYVLPMSYTESVEQFRT
- a CDS encoding carbon dioxide-concentrating mechanism protein CcmK, which translates into the protein MSIAVGMVETLGFPAVVEAADAMVKAARVTLVGYEKIGSGRVTVIVRGDVSEVQASVAAGIENVKRVNGGQVLSTHIIARPHENLEYVLPMRYTEEVEQFRESVQGIRPLPRA
- a CDS encoding EutN/CcmL family microcompartment protein; this encodes MQLAKVLGTVVSTQKDPSLTGCKLLLLQFIDESGELLPSYEVAADFVGAGTDEWVLVSRGSAARQSERSDGRALDALVVAIVDTVTVNNSSLYKKYQ
- a CDS encoding ribulose bisphosphate carboxylase small subunit, producing the protein MVVRHPAAPSQRSANPNIDPTASIHASSPLVGDIRVSANVVIGPGASIQAGKGQSFHIGPSTNVQNGVVIQGLEQGQVQGKDQQSYSVWIGQNTSITHMALVHGPVSIGDSCFIGFRSTIFNARVGDGCIVMMHALIQDVEIPPGKFVPSGAVITTQEQADRLSDVQSADVEFASRIAGVNQAGSHPEEKAIRNESRQPSYQGGNQLSHSSSSDILSQVQQLLRQGYQVSTEFANARRFKANAWNTGGAIASNQASSVMSELESVLAEHQGEYVRLVGIDPQAKRRVLETVIQRPGEEVNVSSGSQSYSAAPVRPAAQPAFNKLKSTDVAGQVRQLLNQGYTIGTEHASPRRFKANAWHTCSPIKSQREADVLIGLDECVAEHPGEYIRLIGIDAQAKRRVAEIIIYRPVKGASPQAAKNNAAPISRSASGSSSAPAANDPYPSVDPDIATRVRQLLGQGYRIGTEHASPRRFRANAWNSCAPIESQRPAEVMAALEACAAEHPGEYIRLIGIDTQAKRRVEEQIIQRPGEQSSSHSAGNAGRNGYSSSSAKPGPPTYSQSSSMGSSSPRATTAIQSDVASKVRQLLAQGHKIGTEHADKRRFRANAWHSCAPIEAKQESAVMSALESCLNEHSGEYVRIVGIDTKAKRRVLESVIQRP